CCCTGGAGACCTGCGAGAACGGACTGCTCTTCGACGGCAAGGGCGCGGTGCACAACCACTGCAACTACAACTGGGCGGTGGACTGCAAGGGCCGCCAGTGGGATCGTGAGTAGCAGCTGGTCCATCGAGCCGGATTCCCTGACTAATGCGGTTGTTCTCTCTCGCCCGCTAGCCACTCCCATTTCCACGCCGGCCTGCGAGTACCAGTTCGGTCTGTACGCGGTCTCCAAGGACTGCTCCACCACCTACATCAAGTGCGCCCACGGTGAGCCCCACGAGCAGGACTGCGACGCCGGGCTGGCCTACGACGAGAGGATCCACGGCTGCAACTGGCCGGATCAGCTGCTGGAGCACTGCAATCCCGAGGGTGAGATCTGAAGCGAAAGCTAACTACCTAGACTTCCAAGCGATTTCCATTCGGTGCTCCATTCTGGCACATctgtttcccattttccctCTTGTTTTCCTATGTATTCACgtacatattttaaataactcCAACCATTGCAGCGGTCGTTGGCTTCAAGTGCCCCACCAAGGTGGACCCCAACTCGGTGGCCGCCCGCTTCTGGCCCTTCCCCCGCTTCCCCGTCGCCGGCGACTGCCACCGCCTGATCACCTGCGTCGAGGGCCATCCGCGCCTGATCAGCTGCGGCGAGGACAAGGTCTTCGACGAGCACACGCTGACCTGCGAGGAGCCGGAGTACGCCAGCGGCAG
The Drosophila mauritiana strain mau12 chromosome X, ASM438214v1, whole genome shotgun sequence DNA segment above includes these coding regions:
- the LOC117148576 gene encoding protein obstructor-E, translating into MQRFQVCSVLILAWIACGHALAVGSPECPEKYGVQAYAHTENCDQFFLCTNGTLTLETCENGLLFDGKGAVHNHCNYNWAVDCKGRQWDPTPISTPACEYQFGLYAVSKDCSTTYIKCAHGEPHEQDCDAGLAYDERIHGCNWPDQLLEHCNPEAVVGFKCPTKVDPNSVAARFWPFPRFPVAGDCHRLITCVEGHPRLISCGEDKVFDEHTLTCEEPEYASGSCANYGK